A genomic stretch from Methylocystis sp. MJC1 includes:
- a CDS encoding recombinase family protein — protein sequence MLMTSNLDDERLTTAHRAKLAYVYVRQSSVNQVRQHQESTELQYRLVDRAIGLGWPHERVQVIDEDLGKSGAGGVERHGFQKLIAEIGLGNAGLVISLDASRLARNNRDWHQLLELCSVFGVLIADGERLYDPRVYHDRLLLGLSGIMSEAELHQIRMRLHQGERQKAARGELRLPLPAGLAYDRAGAIILNPDEEVQARIQLVFAKFRELQSARGVMRFLRANGLPLPVRPVLGPSPHDVIWQEADSARVRNILQNPAYAGAYVYGRRQRDPMKCRPGSIRGTVKVAVTDWAVCLQAAHSGYIGWEEFMANRRRLADNASGYEAGRAGAPRKGSALLQGVAICGRCGRRMSLRYTGPNGDYPVYCCRSDRDQRGVALCQEVRALPIDAFVEGVLLDALAPDRIAIALAAMGQLEEESRQLERQWALRRERARYEAERARRQYDAVEPENRLVARSLERVWEEKLRAVEAIDQEHARWRSEEPLVLHEADRASLQTLGENLPRIWRATTTSAADRKRILRFIVREVILDQKRTHGQIWLKIVWQTGATSEHCLPRRVHAYGDHVDLDGLQRRITQLNAAGKMDKEIAEILNQEGFVAARGCAFKGDNVWLLRNRWGIPTVKINGVDPNPLRWPDGSYSIQGAAAALGVTPQTIFDYLARGLLAGHQLTKGQPWQIDLSAEQIDRLRAHVQRMRRSKKEAS from the coding sequence ATGCTGATGACATCGAACCTTGATGACGAGCGCCTTACGACCGCGCATCGGGCCAAATTGGCCTATGTCTATGTCCGGCAATCGTCGGTGAACCAGGTGCGTCAGCACCAGGAGAGCACGGAGCTGCAATATCGCCTCGTCGATCGCGCCATCGGCTTGGGATGGCCTCATGAGCGCGTTCAGGTCATTGACGAGGACCTTGGAAAATCGGGCGCGGGCGGCGTCGAGCGTCACGGCTTTCAGAAATTGATCGCCGAGATCGGCCTCGGCAACGCCGGTCTGGTCATCAGTCTCGATGCGTCGCGCTTGGCGCGCAACAATCGCGACTGGCATCAGCTCCTCGAGCTGTGCTCGGTGTTTGGCGTGCTCATCGCCGATGGCGAGCGCCTGTATGACCCGCGAGTCTATCATGATCGCCTGCTGCTCGGACTGTCCGGCATCATGAGCGAGGCGGAACTCCACCAGATTCGCATGCGCTTGCATCAGGGAGAGCGTCAAAAAGCGGCTCGCGGCGAACTCCGGCTGCCCTTGCCTGCCGGGCTCGCTTACGACCGGGCGGGGGCAATCATTCTCAATCCCGATGAAGAGGTGCAGGCTCGCATCCAGCTTGTCTTCGCCAAGTTCCGGGAGTTGCAAAGCGCCCGAGGCGTGATGCGCTTTCTGCGGGCGAATGGCCTGCCATTGCCGGTCCGTCCGGTCCTGGGACCAAGCCCGCATGACGTCATCTGGCAGGAAGCCGATAGCGCGCGGGTTCGCAATATTCTTCAGAATCCTGCTTATGCTGGAGCCTATGTATACGGTCGCCGGCAGAGGGATCCGATGAAATGCCGCCCCGGGTCAATCCGGGGAACCGTCAAGGTGGCTGTCACGGATTGGGCGGTTTGCTTGCAGGCCGCTCACTCTGGTTACATTGGCTGGGAGGAGTTCATGGCCAACCGGCGGCGATTGGCGGACAACGCCAGCGGTTATGAGGCGGGCCGCGCCGGCGCCCCGCGCAAAGGCTCGGCGCTGCTTCAAGGCGTCGCCATTTGCGGGCGCTGCGGGCGGCGCATGAGCTTGCGTTACACCGGCCCAAATGGCGATTATCCGGTCTATTGCTGCCGATCTGACCGGGACCAGCGGGGCGTCGCCTTGTGCCAAGAAGTGCGGGCCTTACCCATTGACGCGTTCGTTGAAGGCGTTCTCCTCGACGCCCTCGCCCCGGATCGGATTGCGATTGCGCTCGCGGCGATGGGGCAGCTGGAGGAAGAGAGCCGGCAACTCGAACGGCAATGGGCGCTCCGTCGCGAACGCGCCCGCTACGAAGCCGAACGCGCGCGCCGCCAATATGACGCGGTCGAACCGGAAAATCGACTCGTGGCGCGATCACTCGAACGCGTTTGGGAGGAGAAGCTGCGCGCCGTCGAGGCGATTGATCAAGAGCATGCGCGCTGGCGATCAGAGGAGCCGCTCGTCTTGCACGAGGCGGATCGCGCCTCGCTGCAAACCTTGGGCGAAAACCTGCCGCGGATATGGCGCGCGACCACCACTTCGGCCGCCGACCGAAAGCGCATTCTGCGCTTCATCGTGCGTGAAGTGATCCTTGACCAAAAACGCACGCATGGCCAAATCTGGCTCAAGATCGTTTGGCAGACCGGCGCGACGAGCGAACATTGCTTGCCGAGGCGCGTTCACGCTTACGGCGACCATGTTGATCTAGACGGGCTGCAGCGGCGAATCACGCAACTCAATGCCGCGGGCAAGATGGACAAGGAGATCGCGGAAATCCTGAATCAAGAAGGCTTTGTCGCGGCGCGCGGCTGCGCATTCAAGGGCGACAATGTCTGGTTGCTGCGCAACCGTTGGGGCATTCCAACGGTAAAAATCAACGGCGTCGACCCCAACCCACTGCGGTGGCCGGACGGCAGCTATTCGATCCAGGGTGCCGCCGCGGCCCTCGGCGTGACGCCGCAGACGATTTTCGATTATCTTGCTCGAGGCCTCCTGGCGGGCCATCAACTAACAAAGGGCCAGCCGTGGCAAATCGACCTCTCAGCAGAACAAATTGATAGGCTTCGCGCTCACGTGCAGCGCATGAGACGCTCAAAAAAGGAGGCATCATGA